One Gossypium arboreum isolate Shixiya-1 chromosome 13, ASM2569848v2, whole genome shotgun sequence genomic window, ACACATCGGGCCACACTATCTAAATTTCACCGGTAGATTTTGTAAAACAACTTttaatttatatggcatgtataggatgtaATGAAAAGAAAGTAAACTTATAATATGGTTATGAATGGCTCTTATACATATATGTTAGTTTATGTGCAtgtatttaatagtatatattaGTAGTCAATGAATGGAATTACATAGTAGGTTTATGCAAATGAGTAATGTGATGACACATTAGGTTTAAAACTTGATATTTGACTTGAATTGGTTGCTTGGATGGACTATATTAGTATAAGGAAATTATGTATGCAGGTTGTTAGTggaaagggtgagaaaagtggcctattttcgtccacacgggtagacgcaCGGCTTGGCATATGggcatgtggtcggccgtgtgtcccctacaccttaaattcgagaaacagaatactcaggattgagcacacaggcagagacatgggcgtgtgtcttggccatgtgaaaattgcATCTTCACGttttgcaagtcagagagttacacaggttagggacacagCGTGTGACCTATGTCACTTGGCTGTGTACGAGtaacacggcctacccacatgggtgtgtgacccctgtacatgagaaaaatttttaaatttcacgaaaaataaCCTATGTTCCCGATTTAGTTCTGACCCGATCTTAACattcatattgggcctcgagggtccattctaAGGATGTTATGGTTAATGTCgggaaatgaatagtaatttatataaattatctgTAATTATTCTAAAAACTCTgaaatactccgtaaccctgttccggtgatgaattcgggttaggggtgttacaataggtgTGTCACATGATTCTTTGCGCTGCTTTCAGTTTTCAAGTGGAACTAGGTTTTTCTACTCTTTTTTATCtagtttttataatattttattgttGCACCACATGCAACTACAGTGGTGTTATGTACGATTGAAGAAGACATGTCAGCGTAATGAGTAGGTAGCTTTGTTGTTAAAGGTGTTTAAATGGTAAGTGAAGCCTCTTTTATTTTGCTCATTGCTTTTTATGgttattaattgaattatttggtaTCAGATTGAATGATACAATTTTATGTTCTCTTCAACAATGAGAAGTCTGTAATCCCATCTATATATGAATTTCATAACCTCTGTAATTTTCATGCTTACTTGACGTTGGATGAGGCTGAGAACTTAAGTGGTTAGTTCCTTTAGTCTGCTCCATCTCTTTTAAGTTTTCTTTATGCAGAAATACATTTCTTTTGAGCTGACCATTTTTCTGCCAATTCcttttattgttaaaaaattagAAGAAGTCGAGGATATTGGTTTTCTTTTAATGTCAGAGGTTGCTAGTAAAGCAAAACGAACCCAGTCTTTAACTTCCAATGGTTTTCTAAAACCAAAGAAACAAAAGACTAGTATGGATATGCTTTTCTTCTTTTTGACTTTTTTACTTTGATTTATCTTATATGAATGTATCATGTATGTTGTTTTTGGAAGACATGAGATCTATATTATGTTGGCAGGCAGCATTCTCTTACAGCGGAGACAAAACAAAGAGCAATGGAGGTATACCTCacctaaattttaattatttagatGAAACAATGGTATAGgtctatttataggtttgtaATGCAATGAGattaaaacaccttattctaatcaacatcAAATAGAGGAAGTAAACTTTTGTACGGATGCCACTTGTAAATCCCATTATCTTGCTAACAAGAATTTGGATCACACAATTCTATCAGTACTTTTACTGAAAAATAGCATATCAGAAGTTGATATTGGTTGGATTTTGTAGATGGTGTAGCTCCACGAGCTAAGATGAATCAACAAAGATCAAGAACCGAATCCGGCCAATTTGATAGCctatttcatttttaaaaaaatatttttatatttttattctggAATGGAAGTGGTATGAAGTAAGCTTAGTAGATGAGAAAAACCGGGATTATCATAAAGTTTTGTTGCTAGATATGCTTAAATGGTATTTAAACATCTTTCTTTGGTGGACTTAAATGAAGATTGAGTATTAGCTTGCTATACACTAAAAAGTGCTTCCCTTGACCTTGACAGGGATTCATCTAAAATGATCTATTGGTATAAGGCTAATCATCTATTTGAAGCCCGCATGAGTGAGGAAAAGGCTGATAAAGTTGCTGGTTGGTTCTCTACCCTTTTGCTTCTATTTTCTCATTTTGCTTAGAATATGCCTACATTGATTTGAGTTTGTCATTTTCTGAGTACATGGAGCCATGTTGGTACATCAGGATTGTGGACCTCAATTAGATCGTTTGACTTGAAAAATTAATGAAGTTAGTCTCTGTTTCTGGTTTttcaatcaaattttaaaatttgaaaagtacaatgatTAAAATTGACTTGAGGGTTAAACTCACCCATAGTTATAGAgattattgataattttaatttaaatttaagtatATTAGTTTATAATTATTTTCATCCGTTCCTTTAAGCTTTCATGTTTCAAACATTTTTTATCAAATTCTTGTAATAGTTCGATATAgatttagttttatattttaattagatCAATTTTAGTCTCTCTACCATTTGAAATAATCAATTTTAGCTTTATACTTTCcgagttttaaaattattttctatttatcaAATTGTTTCATAAATGATTACTAATAGAGATAGTAACTCAATGGCACCTCTGAGTTTaagtattttcaatttcataaatAGAGATTATTGATAAAAGTACTATAGAGATATCGTATTAGGAGTCAATTTGCATTATGCTTCATTTACTTAAAAAATTGACAAACTAGTCATTGTATGTTAGATTAAACAATAAACTGgtcttttttgttaaaaatttcatccattgtATTGCTAAAAACTGACATGGATGATGAGATACCCAAATAGTTATATATCCCATGTTGATGTATATGGGCTGATTTTTAACAGCAAAAATTGATGGATTTTTAAACAAAAGGACTTATTTGCTTTTTCATCTAACGGGTATAgcttaatttgtctatttttttaaCAAATGGAGCAAAATGCAATCCAACTTTTAAAGTACTAAATTTCACTAAGGGGAGAGAAAGTAGTGGCACAAGATGAtaagatgaaattgaaaaaaatgtaaTAACGTTAATTAGATACCTAAATAAAGTACAAACTTAACTAATGATTTTCAAGTTTAAGTATCAACTAAGTCCCAAGTACTGAGTAAGTACATGTTGTTAAGTGGAGGagctaaaatataaattaacccAAAAAATAATTTCCTTCAAATTTGGGCTTCTAAGCAATTAAAAGATCAAAACCCAAATTCATAGTAAATCAAGCTTTTAAAATGGAGGCAGCCCACTAGCCTTTTGTTTATACGGCGCCTTCGAGACCCATCGTCACCAGCCGCCTTATCCTCCTTCGCTTTTAAACCCACCATTTCTCCGATCGTTTCATCAAATTCCTTGTGACTCACGACCCAACCCAAACTCACTCAATCTTCATTGCTTCTTCTTTATCAATGAAAAAGCTTGAATGAGGTAATTCAAGGAAAAGCGACCCCaaaagcaaaaaataaaaaataaaaaataaaaaatgaagtcGATTCAAGCTAATAATTCATTCTTCTTACCTCGTACCAATGGCTCCAACCCAAGAAAACCGGAGCTCTTATTCCCTTTCTATCCTTATCTTGTCTGCTTCAACGCTAAGGTTCCGGTTACCAAGAAATTGATTGCGAGTTCATCACTATGTTCTCAACAGTTTGCTCCTTTATTGAAGCACAAGAGATGTATATCGGTTTCGAAATGCCGGCAAGGGACTACTGTTTGCAAATTTGGAGGCCAAGATAAGCCTGCTGGTGACAATGAGGTAGGCATTTGGTGCTTCAAATGTGTTTTGTTTTTGTATGTAAGCTGTAATTTTGTGTTTTCTTGTTCTGTTTTCTTTTTGGGGTTTAAATGTGTTGCTTGTTGAGCATTAATTTGAGTGGGTTTAGGTTTTTAAGAACTTAGATTGAATTGTTACTTGAGTTTTCATTTGAACTTTGAGAATGATTCCTTTTGTGTTTTTGAGTTATTGCCAAGTTGAGCTATAGGTTTTGTTTAGGGTTTTTAAACGGATCCTCCAATACATTCGGTATTGGTTTTAGTACGAAAGCTCGAGTTACTAAAGAGCTTGTACGGGTTCACAAAGTGGAGCGACTCACCCGCACCATGGGGCATGGGTTCAAATCAATGTGGTAGTTCCTGAGAAGCTCCAGGTTTGTGAACCCGGCATTGTTATTCGGGTTCTGAATGAAGTAGAGGGATAAAACCCTATCAGGGACAATCCCGAATGTATTAAGGGGCCGATTGTTGGTTTCAGGTGGATAGTACTTTGCGGGGAGAGTATCATGGAGGCTTTTATACTAAGAGTCAGATTGTATTTTACCACTTAGTTCTTGTAGGTTAGATCAAAGAGTGGTCTTTTCTGtcaaaaatttcatctatttttttCCTGTTAAATTATAAAGTTACATGTGGCATATCATTTGTATTTGTACTTCATTCTAATATATAGGGATCAGTTTTTAACCGAAGAAATAGATTTAATTTTCAATGGAACAGTCATTTTGCTCTTTGATTTAACGTACAAAGATTAATTTGCCTATATTTTGAGTAGAAAGGGCAAAATGTAATCCAACTTTTAGTAAAAGGGCCACTATGATACTTTTACCAGTATTTTGCATACTTTTCTCTAAAGAGTCGACAATCCCTTTACAGGTTTATTTGCTTACACTCCTTGGATTGTACTAAATAACCTTACACATGTGCTCCACACACCTTATATTGTAGCTTCCTTTCTCTTTTAAAGCTTTAGGTTTTCTTTTGGTTTAGtgattgatgatatcttggtaagTACTTTTTATCCCATTATTATGGCTGTCTGAAACTGCCTTTTACGATGCACTTGTTGTTTCTTCCCTTTGATTTCACGGTGTCTTTGCAATTCGTTCGTCAACTCAAAGAACAGATCTTTAGTACTGGTGACAATATGATGGGTGCATGTAGTTCTAGAATTTTTGTTTAAAAGTAGAGGGAAATGGTTGATAGAAAACTAGATTGTTGCAAATTTTGAGGTGTGTAATGCGGTTTTAGTACTTTGATATGGAAACCTAAAAGAATATGATCTAATATTGTATTATTGTTTACAGGGTTCACCGTGGAAATCTATTGAGAAAGCTATTGGAAACTTTGGGAAGAAACAATCAATCGAAGATGTGTTGAGGCAGCAGATTGAGAAGCAAGATTACTATGATGAAGGCAGTGGGCAAAATCCGCC contains:
- the LOC108450406 gene encoding uncharacterized protein LOC108450406, whose translation is MKSIQANNSFFLPRTNGSNPRKPELLFPFYPYLVCFNAKVPVTKKLIASSSLCSQQFAPLLKHKRCISVSKCRQGTTVCKFGGQDKPAGDNEGSPWKSIEKAIGNFGKKQSIEDVLRQQIEKQDYYDEGSGQNPPRGGGGSGSGGGDGFGESEDEGLSGILDETVQVILATLGFIFLYVYIINGEELARLAKDYIKYLFGGSKSVRLKRTMYKWSKFFEKLTEKKEYDKFWLEKAIITTPTWYDSPDKYRRVLNSYIEYDDEDESDYDD